A genome region from Labilibaculum antarcticum includes the following:
- a CDS encoding ADP-ribosylglycohydrolase family protein, producing MVKQSNSRDILIGLSVGDALGVPIEFLSRADLDADPVTGMKEYGIHNQPAGTWSDDSSMAFCLAESLLNGYNLKDIAQKFIAWFDEAWWTSHGVVFDYGITTSEAIARLKSKTLPPEQAGGINEGDNGNGALMRILPLVLYTMDLPLQERFERVKEVASMTHGHIRSTLCCFFYTELAIGIGYGKSFNEAVKLASQIVSKMIKSNLAWEGEGQHFKRIFDAKIGNLSREEISSSGYVIHILEATLWCLYNSNSYEEAVLLAVNLGDDTDTTAAVVGGLAGLLYGYKSIPNKWMMQLVRKDDILNLADALENRISSSVSPDL from the coding sequence ATGGTAAAGCAGAGTAATTCAAGAGATATTTTAATAGGATTATCGGTTGGTGATGCCTTAGGAGTGCCTATTGAATTTTTAAGTAGAGCAGACTTGGATGCAGATCCGGTTACTGGTATGAAGGAATATGGTATTCATAATCAGCCGGCAGGAACATGGTCTGATGATAGTTCGATGGCCTTTTGTTTGGCAGAGAGTTTGCTAAATGGATATAATTTAAAAGATATTGCTCAAAAGTTTATTGCTTGGTTCGATGAAGCTTGGTGGACGTCCCACGGTGTTGTTTTTGATTATGGCATAACTACCAGTGAAGCAATTGCTCGTTTAAAGTCAAAAACTTTGCCTCCTGAACAAGCTGGCGGTATCAATGAAGGGGATAATGGCAATGGTGCTTTAATGCGTATCCTTCCATTGGTGCTCTACACAATGGATCTTCCCTTACAGGAACGATTTGAAAGAGTAAAGGAGGTCGCCTCAATGACTCATGGGCACATTCGCTCAACGCTTTGTTGTTTCTTTTATACCGAATTGGCAATCGGGATTGGCTATGGGAAAAGCTTTAATGAGGCGGTGAAATTGGCATCTCAGATTGTATCTAAAATGATAAAGTCTAATCTTGCTTGGGAAGGCGAGGGGCAGCATTTCAAAAGAATATTCGATGCTAAAATTGGTAATCTCTCCAGAGAAGAAATATCCAGTTCTGGTTATGTAATCCACATACTGGAGGCGACACTTTGGTGTTTGTACAATTCCAATTCTTATGAAGAAGCAGTCCTGCTTGCAGTAAACTTGGGAGATGATACAGATACCACCGCGGCAGTAGTTGGCGGTCTGGCTGGGCTACTATATGGCTATAAGTCTATTCCTAATAAGTGGATGATGCAATTGGTTCGTAAGGATGATATTCTAAATCTTGCAGATGCTTTGGAGAATCGTATAAGTTCATCAGTTTCCCCAGATTTGTAA
- a CDS encoding 5' nucleotidase, NT5C type, translating to MNRTAQEEKRKYEEARKGLSPKQIIELDEKEALENEIMGMAKHFNILLFPEESDFYTYEKSNPWSDEYTDRISRKRAKLGLSEVNHESAESYDDTANICESLARKVIIDKSLEKKILYIDMDSVLVDFQSGIDQLNDATKKKYENNLDEVPGIFSLMKPTSGAVYIVEKLAKIYDIYILSTAPWENPSAWSDKLEWVKEYLPEIGKKRLILSHHKNLNIGDYLIDDRTKNGAGEFKGELIHFLTVQYPDWDSVFDHLVVEYVKHAQNIK from the coding sequence ATGAACAGAACAGCTCAAGAAGAAAAACGAAAATACGAAGAGGCACGCAAAGGCCTTAGTCCTAAACAAATAATTGAATTGGATGAAAAAGAAGCCTTAGAAAATGAAATAATGGGAATGGCCAAGCATTTCAACATACTCTTGTTTCCTGAAGAGTCTGATTTTTACACGTATGAAAAAAGCAATCCCTGGTCGGATGAATATACGGATAGAATTAGTCGGAAACGTGCAAAACTTGGCCTTTCTGAAGTAAACCATGAGTCAGCAGAAAGCTACGATGACACAGCCAATATTTGCGAAAGCTTAGCCCGTAAAGTTATCATTGATAAAAGCCTTGAAAAAAAGATTCTCTACATCGATATGGATAGTGTACTGGTCGATTTCCAATCGGGAATTGATCAACTTAATGATGCCACAAAAAAGAAGTACGAAAATAACTTAGATGAAGTTCCCGGCATCTTTAGTCTGATGAAACCCACCTCTGGAGCTGTATATATCGTTGAAAAACTGGCTAAAATATACGATATTTACATACTTTCCACCGCACCATGGGAGAATCCAAGTGCCTGGTCAGACAAGTTAGAATGGGTGAAAGAATACCTTCCCGAAATAGGTAAAAAACGACTCATTCTCTCTCATCACAAAAATCTAAATATAGGTGACTACCTGATAGACGACAGAACCAAAAATGGTGCAGGCGAATTCAAGGGAGAATTAATCCATTTCCTCACCGTCCAATATCCGGATTGGGACAGCGTTTTCGATCATTTGGTTGTTGAATATGTGAAACATGCACAAAATATAAAATAA
- a CDS encoding FtsZ/tubulin family protein, whose product MHTNTFQTCPANIIQAIALVLQNPGYIKIDAEDFAHFTSSKENIQYLILEEKAENLDSSLRKALQTLPSKPTTSEILVCFTSSEPEITMVEIGNYIDQITENFGEKSNIIWGVNKDENLKEDTRKILLLFSPLKK is encoded by the coding sequence ATGCACACAAATACCTTTCAAACCTGTCCTGCAAATATTATTCAAGCCATAGCATTGGTTCTTCAAAATCCAGGATACATTAAGATTGATGCAGAAGACTTTGCTCATTTCACATCCAGTAAAGAAAATATCCAATATCTAATTTTAGAAGAAAAAGCAGAAAATTTAGATTCATCCTTACGAAAAGCATTACAAACGCTACCCTCTAAGCCTACAACTTCAGAAATACTCGTCTGTTTTACCTCTTCGGAGCCAGAAATCACTATGGTCGAAATCGGGAATTACATAGATCAGATTACAGAAAATTTTGGTGAGAAAAGCAACATTATTTGGGGTGTAAACAAAGATGAAAATCTAAAAGAGGACACAAGAAAAATACTCCTTTTATTTTCCCCTCTTAAAAAATGA
- a CDS encoding UvrD-helicase domain-containing protein, which translates to MSNSINLILHDSFLDSFSRVPKNIQKKTRELIKKFKLNPTSSAINYEKISSFSDKSLRTVRVDLKYRAIIQAPEEGSNYHLLWVDNHDEAMSWAMNKVFEWNKNTQSFQMYDLPETKIQTKIIENETLYNKYSVAHLKAIGTPDQMIETIRNLCAIDDLTKIKNNLPADNFEYLYFLAEGIAYEEILEEIEAGKNNLEAESSDNARKHIYMLTDDEDIDKILSGDFDKWKVFLHPSQRKLAFSDYKGPVKVTGGAGTGKTVCAMHRAKYLAQKIEIFAKPILFTTYTKSLTSYLQNTISDLGIAADSIQIINFDKLIFEIARDKKYQVIPSNSGFLTEKQELEIWKEVLEYNPSSMSEDFLMSEYHDVLLRKNVKSLEQYLKTSRTGRTVRIGRKEKIEIWNLIQDFAKRKDENYSKLELCNLLSEFFSNRDDKPYSHIICDEIQDFTNNELTLMRSLVSEHENDMFLVGDPFQNIYQRKINFSQSGISVRGQRSKKLKINYRTTEQIKLMALKTVSKESYDNFDGEEENSKGYVSLMYGDEPQYQIFNTPEEQDEYILSNIKGLLDNEQAEASDICVCARTNYAVDDIKKTLNKNDIKYNDISSSKALSNAIKVSSFHNMKGHEFKFVFVLGASKANVPLKHSGYQDYSFKEKAEYEKQERSLYYVVFSRAIQGLFISGIGEKSEWF; encoded by the coding sequence ATGAGCAATTCTATAAATCTAATTCTTCACGACTCTTTTCTCGATTCCTTTTCTAGAGTTCCTAAGAACATTCAAAAAAAAACCAGAGAATTAATTAAGAAATTCAAACTGAACCCAACCTCTTCTGCTATTAATTATGAGAAAATATCCTCATTTTCAGATAAATCATTACGGACTGTTCGGGTCGATTTAAAGTATCGGGCTATTATTCAAGCTCCTGAGGAAGGGAGTAATTATCATTTGTTGTGGGTTGATAATCATGATGAAGCGATGTCATGGGCAATGAATAAGGTTTTTGAATGGAACAAGAATACTCAATCATTTCAAATGTATGATCTTCCAGAAACTAAGATTCAAACAAAAATCATTGAGAACGAAACGCTTTACAACAAGTACTCTGTGGCGCATCTGAAAGCGATTGGGACGCCTGATCAAATGATAGAAACCATACGTAATCTATGTGCAATAGATGACTTAACTAAAATCAAAAACAACTTACCTGCTGACAACTTCGAGTATCTATATTTTCTGGCTGAAGGAATTGCTTACGAAGAAATTTTGGAAGAAATTGAAGCTGGTAAAAATAATTTAGAGGCAGAATCTAGTGATAATGCAAGAAAGCATATTTATATGCTTACGGATGATGAAGATATAGATAAAATACTTTCAGGTGATTTTGATAAATGGAAAGTCTTTCTACATCCTTCTCAGCGTAAACTGGCTTTTAGCGATTATAAAGGTCCAGTTAAAGTTACTGGTGGCGCAGGAACGGGTAAAACTGTGTGTGCGATGCACAGAGCTAAATACTTAGCTCAAAAGATAGAGATATTTGCCAAACCAATTCTATTTACTACTTACACTAAGTCTCTCACATCTTACTTGCAAAACACCATTTCTGATCTGGGCATTGCTGCTGACTCTATTCAAATAATAAATTTCGACAAATTGATATTTGAGATCGCAAGGGATAAAAAATATCAGGTTATTCCTTCAAATTCAGGTTTCCTAACAGAAAAACAAGAATTAGAAATTTGGAAAGAAGTCTTGGAATATAACCCATCATCTATGAGTGAGGATTTTTTAATGTCTGAATATCATGATGTTCTTTTACGAAAGAATGTAAAATCATTGGAACAATATTTAAAAACTTCGCGAACAGGTCGGACAGTAAGAATAGGACGAAAAGAAAAAATCGAAATTTGGAATTTGATACAAGATTTCGCCAAGAGAAAAGATGAGAATTATTCTAAGTTGGAGTTATGTAATTTATTAAGTGAGTTCTTTTCAAATAGAGATGATAAACCATATTCCCATATAATTTGTGATGAAATTCAGGATTTTACGAACAATGAATTGACATTAATGAGATCCTTGGTTTCGGAGCATGAAAATGATATGTTTCTAGTTGGTGATCCCTTTCAGAATATTTACCAGCGAAAAATTAATTTCTCCCAATCAGGGATTAGCGTTCGCGGGCAAAGAAGTAAGAAGTTGAAAATTAATTACCGAACAACTGAACAAATCAAGCTCATGGCATTGAAAACTGTATCAAAGGAGTCCTACGATAATTTTGATGGAGAAGAAGAAAATAGCAAGGGCTATGTTTCTTTGATGTATGGGGATGAACCCCAGTATCAAATTTTTAATACTCCTGAGGAACAAGATGAATATATTCTGTCTAATATTAAAGGATTGCTTGATAATGAACAGGCTGAAGCATCAGATATTTGTGTTTGTGCAAGAACCAACTATGCTGTAGATGATATTAAGAAGACCTTAAATAAAAATGATATTAAGTATAATGATATCAGTAGTTCAAAGGCTCTATCTAACGCCATTAAAGTTTCCTCTTTTCATAACATGAAAGGTCATGAATTTAAATTTGTATTTGTCCTTGGTGCATCTAAAGCAAATGTTCCTCTTAAACATTCAGGATACCAGGATTACTCTTTTAAAGAAAAAGCAGAATACGAAAAACAGGAACGATCGCTTTATTACGTTGTCTTCTCAAGAGCAATCCAAGGATTATTTATTAGTGGTATTGGCGAAAAATCAGAGTGGTTCTAG
- a CDS encoding DEAD/DEAH box helicase, whose protein sequence is MLPILQAEEIKHSVTEYLKATFNFQDKNLKLALNDFLFDKRKGMFKGPFMQVRLPFEKTDESDHIEHFIKIKPGFDPYRHQFEAFKRLSTRNGNTPEPLILTTGTGSGKTESFLFPLLDYCYQHRDTPGIKAIILYPMNALATDQARRLAEEINNFKDEDGNYILRGQIRAGLFIGEGKAKGKTRSTRMEPDGIIEDRQTITSSPPDIILTNFKMLDFALMRAEYNGLWRHNYNQPDLLKFLVLDELHTYDGAKGSDVANLIRRLKLKLKLPHNQIVPIGTSATMGGGEKGKEELVQFFSDVFGVHVTKDAVVEEQRLEAEEFFASDLVMPDINLDEIEDCRFNESDEYGIYINRQLAFWGYADKNRVELGELLKTNEWLYYLLQITQSNVSHIQDVLIKWGHKTGLDNTLSNDKIHALFASLLTLMSYAKEQSGTKQFPFLYLQITYWLRSLNRILRKVQPTPVFEWESEINTSDPVLSLPPYYCRECGASGWIAIKKEQSETLEQDLARTRQLFMADSQNKNIYFISSLQDADFKQVFAEDYNYTGDPIDAYIDPHSLILSDKKLSVESFKIFGVRVQDQHGIQKICPHCNTVDNLSLIGTGIPTIESVATAQVLASSMDDTPDKQRKLLAFTNGVQDAAHQAGFIENRNFRFGMRHAIQSTINLNKTPVLLPDFYKQFENHWKQKADENAENPIEAYYFKFLPPDCDSRISIDDYKDKSGKFPYAFDREFSNRISWELWSEFTYNATTGRTLERSAASAICFDTKKMTDVFEQMKDWLKANALDNRIEKEDFLKFLNGFLHRLRQRGGVDHTYLKSFRTGKTNYYLITQNINKSNFLIKNFGKHTRLPKFITLERAKNTAVFDVIQIDKKHNWYSTFFRKSFPLINYEETNLINDFYKQLLDDLESNNLLDKKNAEGVLNYGLSEDSLAITNEVKTFICSTCGHEMNVGVLNETITSGMSCLQYRCPGKYKLNSEDIFDYYRMVYNRGRSLRIFANDHTGLIDRNKREELENDFKKRPSYKSTNVLVATSTLEMGIDIGDLNITFNSSLPPETSNYLQRVGRAGRSSGTSLILNMAGRDQHDLYYYKDPMEMMAGEVRTPACYLRAKDILRRHFMAYCFDTWASSDPDSNRIPFVVKRLALKSLPIDDNRFVFNQIAKFIELNKDFLFEQFIGHFKEAREEDPLVFDIIKQDLLSGVFITSITRIHFNLLEEIKYYESKRKKLESDLKKLPITSPEALILKKEKKALSGAIYNINKRNVVEYLTNIGILPNYAFPETGVSLNAQVVKKNEKDGVVSFKSESFGDIIRPSSSAISELAPANIFYSQGHMLEMHGLEIFSREEYEIYRLCSNCDEMQLDIDVPSNQSVCPKCGHNSWGATSNKKTIVRLKSVISVNDSDKSKITDTKDDRDRKFYQKSIHIKTDPTTSKGARILKRIPFGIEFFSKTKYIEINTGIKEDGFFGTSEIEINGTNFPEVGFVVCQTCGKTAERAYTQYELSSKKKSYHFGYCSNKKQEYKGHSDDYFKEIYLYREFYTEAIKILLPVQDFRTEERVSIFKAGLFLGLKNYYKGHPDHVHIREYEEFNKESNRKDRYLIMYETIPGGTGYLSKLFDPIEFTKMLQIAYDKIRLCTCKDEGKDGCYKCIYTYGNQYERDILSRNEAENLFQNIIEKAGEWNVVDSLKGIDGFANSEESDLEDRFIELLSEKFEANFYESSDPGEKKYTLNLEQGDCKMIYEIWPQNLGNYLKGVNYTTTPDFVFKCVSISKNDQFLSFSEIEEVKDIVVYLDGYSFHATKEHPRVPSDMKIRNAIVQSGKYHLWVFSWDDIISKAKLKAKDAFNASFNENIAKQLCDKHSLLKEYSDETLMNGNSFDRFNYLLLSPINKTEISKWSSLLLFSCQHQALNICFSEDLVETFIDSKKIQLDKGTKNKPNEYALSDNLNFTDEMSMSIFIHLQTLKTKGFALLNDTIEKWEKDNWEFFWQVYNLSQFHQIEAGFTSKLVPENKSDSNLEILTNFEESLHDIVRQLIKAGIEFNTEYDFDLLHNEEIMASAELGSHDKKFFINPFSEEDQAYFIKNDYSEYTLENFDLKNIK, encoded by the coding sequence ATGCTCCCAATATTACAAGCCGAAGAAATAAAGCATTCTGTAACCGAATATCTCAAAGCAACCTTTAATTTTCAGGATAAAAACCTGAAGCTCGCTTTAAATGATTTTCTTTTCGATAAACGAAAGGGAATGTTCAAAGGTCCCTTTATGCAGGTACGTTTGCCATTCGAAAAAACGGATGAATCGGACCATATTGAGCATTTCATAAAAATAAAGCCTGGTTTTGACCCATACAGGCATCAATTTGAAGCTTTTAAGCGTCTATCTACCCGTAATGGAAATACTCCAGAACCTCTAATTCTTACCACAGGTACGGGCTCCGGAAAAACAGAAAGTTTTCTTTTCCCTTTATTGGACTATTGCTATCAACATAGAGATACTCCGGGCATTAAAGCCATTATACTTTACCCTATGAATGCCCTGGCAACCGACCAGGCTCGTAGATTAGCGGAAGAGATTAATAATTTTAAAGATGAGGATGGTAATTACATATTAAGAGGTCAAATTCGAGCGGGTCTTTTTATTGGGGAGGGCAAAGCAAAAGGAAAAACCCGATCAACCCGTATGGAACCCGATGGTATCATTGAGGATAGGCAAACGATAACAAGCTCACCTCCTGATATCATATTAACGAACTTTAAAATGCTCGATTTCGCACTGATGAGGGCAGAGTATAATGGCTTGTGGCGCCATAACTACAATCAGCCAGACTTGCTTAAGTTTTTGGTTCTCGACGAACTCCATACCTACGATGGAGCCAAAGGTTCAGATGTCGCGAATTTGATTCGAAGATTAAAATTGAAATTAAAATTGCCTCACAATCAAATTGTACCTATTGGGACTTCCGCAACCATGGGAGGTGGCGAAAAAGGGAAAGAGGAATTGGTGCAATTCTTTTCCGATGTATTTGGGGTTCATGTAACTAAAGATGCCGTAGTTGAAGAGCAGCGTCTAGAGGCCGAAGAGTTTTTTGCCAGTGATTTAGTAATGCCGGATATAAATCTGGATGAAATTGAAGATTGTCGCTTTAATGAGTCCGATGAATATGGAATTTACATAAACAGGCAGCTTGCTTTTTGGGGCTATGCTGATAAAAATAGAGTTGAACTGGGGGAGCTTTTAAAAACCAATGAGTGGTTATATTACCTTCTACAGATTACTCAATCTAATGTTTCCCATATTCAGGATGTTTTAATTAAGTGGGGGCATAAAACGGGACTTGACAACACATTATCGAATGACAAGATTCACGCTCTTTTTGCTTCATTATTAACTTTGATGTCTTATGCCAAAGAACAGTCTGGCACTAAGCAATTCCCATTTTTGTATCTGCAAATTACCTACTGGTTGCGAAGTTTAAACCGAATATTGAGGAAAGTTCAACCGACTCCTGTTTTCGAATGGGAATCTGAGATAAATACCTCCGATCCTGTTTTGTCTCTTCCACCTTATTATTGCAGAGAATGTGGGGCTTCTGGATGGATAGCAATAAAAAAAGAGCAGAGTGAAACCCTCGAACAAGATTTAGCTAGAACACGCCAGTTGTTTATGGCAGATAGCCAAAATAAGAACATTTACTTTATCTCATCCTTACAGGATGCTGATTTTAAGCAAGTATTTGCTGAAGATTACAATTACACTGGTGATCCAATCGATGCATACATCGATCCTCATTCTTTAATTTTGTCTGATAAAAAGCTTAGCGTTGAATCCTTTAAAATATTTGGTGTTCGTGTGCAGGATCAGCATGGGATTCAAAAAATATGCCCTCATTGCAATACCGTCGATAATTTGTCTTTGATAGGTACGGGTATTCCCACTATCGAATCTGTGGCAACAGCTCAGGTTTTGGCTTCATCTATGGATGATACGCCTGATAAACAGCGTAAATTATTAGCTTTTACCAACGGCGTTCAAGATGCCGCTCATCAGGCAGGTTTTATCGAAAATAGAAACTTCCGTTTTGGCATGCGACATGCCATCCAGAGCACTATCAATCTAAATAAAACACCTGTCTTATTACCTGACTTTTATAAGCAATTTGAGAACCATTGGAAACAGAAGGCAGATGAAAATGCTGAAAACCCAATAGAAGCATACTATTTTAAATTTCTTCCTCCCGACTGTGATAGTCGAATATCCATTGATGATTATAAAGACAAATCGGGTAAGTTTCCCTATGCTTTTGATAGAGAATTTTCAAACAGAATCAGTTGGGAACTCTGGTCGGAATTTACTTATAATGCCACAACGGGTCGTACATTAGAAAGATCGGCTGCCTCCGCCATTTGTTTTGATACAAAGAAAATGACTGATGTATTTGAGCAGATGAAGGATTGGCTCAAGGCAAATGCGCTCGATAACAGAATTGAAAAGGAGGATTTTCTTAAATTCCTGAATGGTTTTCTTCATCGCTTGCGACAACGAGGGGGAGTGGATCATACTTATCTGAAATCATTCAGAACAGGGAAAACTAATTATTATTTGATAACTCAAAATATAAATAAGAGTAATTTCTTGATTAAGAATTTTGGGAAGCATACTCGCTTGCCTAAGTTTATAACTCTCGAACGAGCTAAGAATACAGCGGTGTTCGATGTGATTCAAATAGATAAGAAACACAATTGGTACAGTACTTTTTTTCGTAAATCTTTCCCTCTAATTAACTATGAGGAAACCAACCTGATAAATGATTTCTACAAACAGCTTTTAGATGATTTAGAGTCTAATAATTTATTGGATAAAAAAAATGCTGAAGGTGTTCTTAACTATGGTTTATCTGAAGATAGCTTGGCAATAACAAATGAAGTAAAAACATTTATTTGTAGTACTTGTGGACATGAAATGAATGTGGGCGTTTTAAACGAAACCATAACTTCTGGCATGTCTTGCTTGCAGTACAGGTGTCCGGGTAAATATAAACTAAATAGCGAAGATATTTTTGATTACTACCGTATGGTTTACAATCGTGGGCGCTCGCTACGTATTTTTGCAAATGATCATACAGGCTTAATCGATAGAAATAAAAGAGAAGAGCTGGAAAACGATTTTAAGAAAAGACCCTCCTATAAAAGTACAAATGTATTAGTTGCCACCTCAACCCTCGAAATGGGTATCGATATTGGCGACCTTAATATAACCTTTAATTCATCCTTACCTCCTGAAACGTCGAACTACTTGCAAAGAGTGGGGCGTGCTGGAAGATCTAGCGGTACATCTTTAATTCTGAACATGGCAGGTCGCGATCAGCACGATTTGTATTACTACAAGGATCCCATGGAGATGATGGCAGGGGAAGTCAGAACACCCGCTTGCTACCTAAGAGCTAAAGATATTTTAAGAAGGCATTTTATGGCCTATTGCTTTGATACATGGGCTTCCTCAGACCCGGACTCAAATAGAATACCTTTCGTGGTAAAGCGATTGGCTTTAAAATCACTGCCTATTGATGACAACAGATTTGTATTTAATCAAATCGCAAAATTTATAGAGCTTAATAAAGATTTTCTTTTTGAACAATTTATTGGGCATTTTAAGGAGGCTAGAGAGGAAGATCCTTTGGTTTTTGATATCATTAAACAAGACTTGTTATCAGGTGTCTTCATTACTTCAATTACTCGAATTCATTTTAATTTATTGGAAGAGATCAAGTATTATGAATCAAAACGTAAGAAGCTTGAAAGTGATCTTAAGAAATTACCAATAACCAGTCCTGAAGCCTTGATTCTTAAAAAAGAAAAGAAAGCTTTATCTGGTGCTATTTACAATATTAATAAAAGAAATGTAGTAGAATATTTAACCAACATAGGCATATTACCCAATTATGCATTCCCTGAAACGGGAGTGTCTTTGAATGCTCAAGTGGTAAAGAAAAATGAGAAAGACGGTGTTGTGAGTTTTAAAAGCGAAAGTTTTGGTGATATCATAAGACCTTCTTCTTCTGCTATTTCAGAACTCGCACCTGCTAATATATTTTACTCTCAAGGGCATATGCTTGAAATGCATGGTCTGGAGATATTCTCTCGTGAAGAGTATGAAATTTATCGTTTATGCAGTAATTGTGATGAAATGCAATTGGATATTGATGTCCCATCCAATCAATCGGTTTGTCCCAAATGTGGTCACAACTCTTGGGGAGCAACCAGCAATAAAAAGACAATCGTTCGTTTAAAATCGGTAATCTCGGTTAATGACAGCGATAAATCCAAGATTACCGATACAAAGGATGATCGTGATCGTAAATTCTATCAAAAATCAATTCACATTAAAACGGATCCTACGACATCAAAAGGTGCTCGAATATTGAAACGAATTCCATTTGGAATAGAGTTCTTTTCAAAAACAAAATACATTGAAATAAATACCGGAATAAAAGAAGACGGTTTTTTTGGTACCAGCGAAATAGAAATTAATGGCACCAATTTTCCGGAAGTTGGTTTTGTTGTATGTCAAACCTGTGGTAAAACAGCTGAAAGGGCATACACACAGTATGAATTATCTTCTAAAAAGAAATCATATCACTTTGGATATTGTTCAAATAAAAAGCAGGAGTACAAAGGTCATTCTGATGATTATTTTAAAGAAATATACTTATACAGAGAATTCTATACCGAGGCAATAAAGATTCTTTTACCTGTACAGGATTTTAGAACAGAAGAAAGAGTTTCAATTTTTAAAGCAGGCTTATTTCTTGGATTGAAAAATTACTACAAAGGTCATCCTGATCATGTTCATATTCGTGAATATGAAGAGTTCAATAAAGAATCAAATAGAAAAGACAGGTATCTGATTATGTATGAAACCATCCCAGGTGGTACAGGTTATCTTTCAAAGCTTTTTGATCCTATAGAGTTTACTAAGATGTTACAAATTGCATACGATAAAATTCGTTTATGTACTTGTAAAGACGAAGGTAAAGATGGCTGTTATAAGTGTATATACACCTATGGCAATCAGTATGAAAGAGATATTTTAAGTCGAAATGAAGCGGAAAATCTATTCCAAAATATAATAGAGAAGGCGGGTGAATGGAATGTGGTAGATAGTTTAAAGGGGATTGATGGTTTTGCAAACAGTGAGGAGTCTGATTTGGAAGATCGGTTCATTGAGCTTTTGTCCGAAAAATTTGAAGCTAACTTTTATGAGAGTTCAGATCCAGGTGAGAAAAAGTATACTTTAAATCTTGAACAAGGGGATTGTAAAATGATCTATGAGATATGGCCACAAAATTTGGGTAATTATCTTAAGGGAGTGAATTATACTACCACACCTGATTTTGTTTTTAAATGTGTGTCAATTTCTAAGAATGATCAATTCTTATCATTTTCTGAAATTGAAGAAGTCAAAGACATTGTCGTTTATTTAGATGGTTATTCGTTCCATGCTACAAAAGAGCATCCAAGAGTGCCTTCTGATATGAAAATTAGAAACGCTATTGTTCAATCCGGAAAATATCATTTGTGGGTTTTTTCATGGGACGATATTATTTCCAAAGCAAAATTAAAAGCGAAAGATGCTTTTAACGCTAGTTTTAATGAGAACATTGCAAAACAACTCTGTGATAAACACTCTCTACTTAAGGAATACAGTGACGAAACTTTAATGAATGGGAACAGTTTTGATCGATTCAATTATCTATTGCTATCACCAATTAATAAAACGGAGATAAGTAAATGGTCATCTCTTCTTTTATTTTCTTGTCAACATCAGGCATTAAATATATGTTTCAGCGAGGATCTAGTGGAAACTTTTATTGACTCAAAAAAAATTCAGCTAGATAAAGGCACTAAGAATAAACCCAATGAATATGCTTTATCTGATAACTTAAACTTTACTGATGAAATGAGTATGTCAATTTTCATTCATCTTCAGACGCTTAAGACAAAGGGATTTGCTTTACTAAATGATACAATAGAGAAATGGGAAAAGGATAATTGGGAATTCTTTTGGCAGGTTTATAACCTTTCTCAATTTCACCAAATTGAAGCTGGTTTTACAAGTAAACTTGTCCCAGAAAATAAGTCTGATTCTAATTTGGAAATACTAACCAATTTTGAAGAATCACTTCATGATATTGTAAGGCAGTTAATTAAAGCAGGTATTGAATTTAATACTGAATACGATTTTGATTTACTCCATAATGAAGAAATAATGGCTTCGGCGGAATTAGGTTCGCACGATAAAAAATTCTTTATAAATCCATTCAGTGAAGAGGATCAAGCCTATTTCATAAAGAATGATTACTCTGAATATACATTGGAAAACTTTGATCTAAAAAACATTAAATAA